In a single window of the Salvelinus namaycush isolate Seneca chromosome 18, SaNama_1.0, whole genome shotgun sequence genome:
- the LOC120063433 gene encoding C-X-C motif chemokine 13-like, protein MPFNPHYLLVVLTLCCFAALHAFPMSGFAPRVACRCIRTSSAFISPMRFHKLEILPAGAHCSRIEIIVTKKDKTIVCVNPEARWINKVISLLKSNKGSAGVPISTTTDGINMIVEQLQ, encoded by the exons ATGCCCTTTAATCCACACTACTTGTTGGTCGTCCTGACTCTCTGCTGCTTTGCTGCTCTTCACG CGTTTCCTATGAGTGGCTTTGCTCCACGTGTGGCGTGTCGCTGCATCCGGACGTCCTCTGCCTTCATCTCTCCGATGCGGTTTCACAAGTTGGAGATCTTACCTGCAGGAGCCCACTGTAGTCGCATTGAGATCAT CGTAACCAAGAAGGACAAGACCATCGTCTGTGTGAATCCAGAGGCAAGATGGATCAACAAGGTCATTTCCCTGTTAAAAAG TAACAAGGGAAGTGCAGGTGTCCCCATCTCAACCACTACGGATGGCATCAACATGATAGTGGAACAGCTACAGTAA